In one Lolium rigidum isolate FL_2022 chromosome 3, APGP_CSIRO_Lrig_0.1, whole genome shotgun sequence genomic region, the following are encoded:
- the LOC124701819 gene encoding pentatricopeptide repeat-containing protein ATP4 homolog, chloroplastic-like, whose amino-acid sequence MASLPICPSSILPWPHRPASLSFHPKNPSSTSPTAAHVSVSVSVQADSPPQDPPPLSDPTQNTRFLWVNPNSPRAAELARARAGSARRARLASAAAALAACHPSSPAIAAALSAAFPDTPSEQDAVIVLNTAPANHVPALRWFLQHAAVRNRTILYNVVFKALRKGRRWGETEALWAEMTAADDAVQPDNATFSTVIGCARACGPRGSALEWFEKMPDAGCAPDTLTYSVVIDACGRAGDAETALRLYDRARDEGCRLDPVICATVIRVHSASGNFDGALNVFEEMKAVGVAPNLVVYNTVLDAMGRAMRPWVVKTVHREMVGQQVRPSRATYCCLLQAYARARYGEDAMAVYRVMKDEAMDVDVVLYNMLLSMCADIGYAEEAEEIFRDMKASVDTRFRPDSWTYSSMVTLYSCTGNVLGAEGILKEMKEAGFKPNIFILTSLIRCYGKAGCTDDVVRAFGMLEDLKITPDDRFCGCLLTVAADTPVEELGKVVDCIDRSNAQLGAVVKLLVDRKASTESFKEAARGVLSAARGVVKMPYCNCLLDLCVNLGQMEKACALLDAALQLDIYSNVQTRTQVQWSLHLRGLSVGAALTTLHVWMNDLYTTLQNGEELPPLLGIHTGEGKNMYSGKGLVSVFESHLKELDAPFHAAPDKAGWFLTTSVAAKHWLEAKKSSELVGV is encoded by the coding sequence ATGGCGTCCCTACCCATCTGCCCTTCCTCCATCCTCCCATGGCCGCACCGCCCAGCCTCCCTCTCCTTCCACCCCAAGAacccctcctccacctcgcccACCGCCGCCCATGTCTCCGTCTCCGTCTCCGTCCAGGCGGACTCGCCGCCCCAGGACCCGCCGCCTCTCTCCGACCCCACCCAAAACACGCGCTTCCTCTGGGTCAACCCCAACAGCCCGCGCGCCGCCGAGCTGGCCCGCGCGCGGGCCGGATCCGCCCGCCGCGCGCGcctcgcgtccgccgccgccgcgctcgccgcgtGCCACCCCTCCTCGCCTGCCATCGCCGCCGCGCTCTCCGCCGCCTTCCCCGACACCCCCTCCGAGCAGGACGCCGTCATCGTGCTCAACACCGCCCCCGCCAACCACGTCCCCGCGCTGCGCTGGTTCCTCCAGCACGCGGCGGTCCGGAACAGGACCATCCTCTACAACGTCGTCTTCAAGGCGCTGCGCAAGGGGCGCCGCTGGGGCGAGACCGAGGCTCTCTGGGCCGAGAtgacggcggcggacgacgccgtcCAACCGGACAACGCCACCTTCTCCACCGTCATCGGCTGCGCGCGGGCCTGCGGCCCGCGCGGCAGCGCCCTGGAGTGGTTCGAGAAGATGCCGGACGCCGGGTGCGCGCCGGACACGCTCACCTACTCGGTCGTCATCGACGCGTGCGGCCGCGCGGGGGACGCGGAGACGGCGCTGCGCCTCTACGACCGGGCGCGGGACGAGGGGTGCCGGCTAGACCCCGTCATCTGCGCCACGGTcatccgtgtgcactccgccagcGGCAACTTCGACGGCGCGCTCAACGTGTTTGAGGAAATGAAGGCCGTCGGCGTCGCGCCGAACCTCGTCGTGTACAACACCGTGCTGgacgccatgggccgcgccatgcGGCCGTGGGTGGTGAAGACCGTCCACAGGGAGATGGTCGGCCAGCAGGTGCGGCCCAGCAGGGCGACCTACTGCTGCCTCCTGCAGGCGTACGCCAGGGCGCGGTATGGCGAGGACGCGATGGCCGTGTACCGGGTGATGAAGGACGAGGCCATGGACGTCGACGTCGTGCTGTACAACATGCTCCTTTCGATGTGCGCCGACATTGGGTATGCCGAGGAGGCCGAGGAGATCTTCAGGGACATGAAGGCGTCCGTGGATACCCGGTTCAGGCCTGATAGCTGGACCTACTCGTCGATGGTCACGCTGTATTCCTGCACCGGCAATGTCCTGGGTGCGGAGGGCATACTCAAGGAGATGAAGGAGGCGGGCTTCAAGCCGAACATCTTCATCCTCACCTCGCTCATCAGGTGCTACGGCAAAGCGGGGTGCACCGATGACGTGGTCAGGGCATTCGGCATGCTCGAGGACCTCAAGATCACGCCCGACGACCGGTTCTGTGGCTGCCTTCTTACCGTGGCAGCGGATACCCCGGTTGAGGAACTGGGCAAGGTGGTTGACTGCATCGACAGAAGCAATGCCCAGCTTGGCGCCGTGGTAAAGCTCCTGGTGGACAGGAAAGCTTCCACTGAATCCTTCAAGGAGGCTGCCAGGGGCGTTCtcagcgccgcccgtggtgtggtgaAGATGCCCTACTGCAACTGCTTGCTGGACCTGTGCGTGAACCTTGGCCAGATGGAGAAAGCCTGTGCGCTCCTCGACGCCGCGCTGCAGCTCGACATCTACAGCAACGTGCAGACTAGGACACAGGTGCAGTGGTCGCTGCACCTCAGGGGCCTCTCGGTTGGTGCCGCCCTGACCACGCTCCATGTCTGGATGAACGACCTGTACACCACGCTGCAGAACGGCGAAGAGCTGCCACCGCTGCTTGGGATCCACACAGGAGAGGGGAAAAACATGTACTCCGGCAAGGGGCTGGTTTCAGTGTTCGAGTCGCATCTCAAAGAGCTTGACGCGCCATTCCATGCGGCTCCGGACAAAGCCGGCTGGTTCTTGACGACGAGTGTTGCAGCTAAGCACTGGCTGGAGGCCAAGAAGTCGTCAGAACTAGTGGGCGTCTAA
- the LOC124701278 gene encoding zinc finger protein 8-like translates to MGGGGSEGTGGGGGASVRETRDFANVASFSELPFLRSAPPRESSNSGIRLFGIDVPPASPEGRTKEAAAVGGSATSAAATQSSSGTAIAANAAPDSNRKFECHYCCRHFPTSQALGGHQNAHKRERQHAKRVQMQSAMAAAAAAAGGVHHHHLLGYPQHRFGATLYPSWPTVNGGSSAGFSYGQQFYRGIGSVGQPINGNPLPGALWRGPVASHGNTGMPSAGERRPVALSMFGGDEPRASASLGAPSSSSSSSLVLSPQGQFTCEQPVTTAAPEGVSLDLHL, encoded by the coding sequence atgggtggcggcggcagcgaaggcactggcggaggcggcggggcgAGTGTGCGGGAGACTCGTGACTTTGCCAATGTTGCGTCGTTCTCGGAGTTGCCTTTCCTGCGGTCCGCCCCTCCACGCGAAAGCTCAAACTCTGGCATCCGTCTCTTCGGCATTGATGTCCCGCCTGCATCACCTGAGGGCAGAACGAAGGAAGCTGCCGCTGTAGGCGGCAGCGCCACCTCTGCTGCCGCCACGCAAAGCAGCAGTGGCACTGCCATCGCGGCTAATGCTGCCCCCGACAGCAACCGCAAGTTTGAGTGTCACTACTGCTGCAGGCACTTCCCGACGTCGCAGGCGCTCGGGGGACACCAGAACGCGCACAAGCGCGAGAGGCAGCACGCGAAGCGAGTGCAGATGCAGTCAGCGATGGCCGccgcggcggctgctgctggcggcgtgcaccaccaccacctcctcggcTACCCGCAGCACCGCTTCGGGGCCACATTGTACCCGTCGTGGCCCACGGTGAATGGCGGCAGCAGCGCTGGCTTCTCCTATGGGCAGCAGTTCTACAGAGGCATCGGTTCAGTCGGCCAGCCGATCAACGGGAACCCTCTGCCTGGGGCGCTCTGGAGGGGGCCAGTGGCTTCACATGGGAACACGGGCATGCCGTCGGCCGGAGAGCGGCGGCCGGTGGCGCTGTCCATGTTCGGAGGAGACGAGCCAAGGGCTTCTGCTTCTCTTGGGGcgccctcctcttcttcgtcgtcctcttTGGTGCTGTCCCCGCAAGGTCAGTTTACTTGTGAGCAGCCCGTGACCACCGCGGCACCCGAGGGTGTGAGCTTAGATTTGCATCTATAA